One Panicum virgatum strain AP13 chromosome 9K, P.virgatum_v5, whole genome shotgun sequence genomic region harbors:
- the LOC120650498 gene encoding probable potassium transporter 16: MAPHGSAARGSMEIVPYSGELDLELPPAVVDVKRQDSLYRDATMPAHAGHHGQESWVRTLRLAFQCVGILYADLGTSPLYVYANTFKKGVGHPDDVLGVLSIIIYSFILFTMIKIVFIALYANDDGDGGTFALYSLISRYAKVCLIPNQQAEDELVSRYRHRAKPSATLRRAQWMKNLLETSKAAKISLFFLTILATALAISDSMLTPPISVLAAVNGLRVRAPHLTTDQTVWITVGILVVLFAVQRFGTDKIGYAFAPVVFVWLLLMAAIGIYNMVKYDIGVLKAFNAKYIVDYFRRNKKKGWVSLGEILLCFTGTEALFADMGYFSIRSIQLSFTFGLLPSVLLTYIGQAAYLRKHIDMSVADIPNVFFNSIPRSLFWPTFVLALITSVIGSQAMISCAVATMSHLQALNCFPRVKILHTSRRYSGHLYIPEVNIFLCIAACVITISFRTTGFIAKAHEICVVLVMVITTLLMTIVMLLVWKVNIWWIAIFFIVYISTESIYTAAVLYKFTKGPYLPLAMSAILMLIMIVWHYVHVKRYKYELEHTVSRDEVKDLLERRDLKRVPGLGLFYTELVQGIPPIFPHLIEKIPTIHSVIVFITVKRLPIPHVDVSERFLFRQVEPKELMVFRCVARYGYRDKLEMANDFVKVLVEYLQYYVRDLNLYGVGDEPLKIIFHSARVDSFTWERKPSGHAIYAEEMLTPAQSFSELTMHPVSMSSRLAHFQAGKMNLEEMLKIEEDQKIIQREVDNGVVYIVGESEVVAKPHSNLLKKIIVNYIYNFLRKNSRNGEKMLSIPRGQLLKVGITYEI, translated from the exons ATGGCGCCCCATGGCAGCGCCGCCCGGGGCAGCATGGAGATCGTCCCCTACAGCGGCGAGCTGGACCTGGAGCTGCCGCCCGCGGTGGTCGACGTCAAGCGCCAGGACTCGCTCTACCGCGACGCCACCATGCCAGCCCACGCCGGCCACCACGGACAG GAGAGCTGGGTTCGGACGCTACGGCTGGCATTCCAGTGCGTGGGGATCCTGTACGCCGACCTCGGCACCTCGCCGCTGTACGTGTACGCCAACACCTTCAAGAAGGGCGTCGGCCACCCGGACGACGTCCTCGGCGTCCTCTCCATCATCATCTACAGCTTCATCCTCTTCACCATGATCAAGATCGTCTTCATCGCCCTCTACGCCAACGATGACGGCGACG GTGGCACGTTTGCACTCTACTCGTTGATCTCCCGGTACGCCAAGGTGTGCCTCATCCCGAACCAGCAGGCCGAAGACGAGCTCGTGTCGAGGTACAGGCACCGCGCCAAGCCGTCGGCGACGCTGAGGAGAGCTCAGTGGATGAAGAACCTGCTGGAGACGAGCAAGGCGGCCAAgatctccctcttcttcctcaccaTCCTTGCGACAGCGCTGGCCATCAGTGACAGCATGCTAACTCCTCCGATATCCG TGCTTGCAGCTGTCAACGGTCTGAGGGTGAGAGCACCTCATCTAACAACAG ATCAAACGGTATGGATAACGGTGGGGATTCTGGTGGTTCTCTTTGCGGTCCAGCGCTTTGGCACCGACAAAATTGGTTACGCATTTGCGCCGGTGGTTTTTGTGTGGCTGCTCCTTATGGCAGCTATTGGGATCTATAACATGGTCAAGTACGACATTGGCGTCTTGAAGGCTTTCAACGCAAAATATATCGTCGACTATTTCCGAAGGAACAAAAAGAAAGGATGGGTCTCATTGGGTGAAATTCTCCTTTGCTTCACAG GCACAGAAGCTCTTTTTGCTGATATGGGATACTTCAGCATCAGATCGATCCAG CTGAGCTTCACTTTTGGCTTATTACCTTCGGTGTTGCTCACATATATTGGACAAGCAGCATACCTGAGGAAACACATAGACATGTCTGTGGCTGACATACCTAATGTTTTCTTCAATTCAATCCCAA GATCTTTATTTTGGCCAACCTTTGTCCTAGCTCTCATTACATCAGTCATTGGAAGCCAAGCTATGATCTCGTGTGCCGTTGCAACCATGTCTCATTTACAAGCACTCAACTGTTTTCCAAGGGTCAAGATACTACATACATCAAGGCGTTATTCAGGCCACCTGTACATCCCTGAAGTGAACATCTTCCTTTGTATTGCTGCTTGTGTTATAACCATAAGCTTCCGGACAACTGGTTTCATTGCAAAAGCACATG AAATTTGTGTGGTCCTTGTGATGGTGATCACAACCCTATTGATGACAATAGTGATGCTCCTTGTGTGGAAGGTAAACATTTGGTGGattgccatcttcttcattgtctacaTATCAACAGAGTCCATCTACACAGCTGCAGTTTTATATAAGTTCACCAAGGGACCTTATCTGCCACTGGCTATGTCAGCTATTCTCATGTTAATCATGATTGTCTGGCACTACGTGCATGTCAAACGGTACAAATATGAGCTTGAGCATACTGTGTCACGCGATGAGGTGAAAGATCTACTTGAACGTCGGGACCTAAAGAGGGTCCCAGGACTAGGGCTTTTCTACACTGAGTTGGTTCAAGGCATACCACCCATATTCCCACATCTAATCGAGAAGATTCCTACCATTCACTCAGTGATTGTCTTCATCACGGTGAAGCGTTTGCCAATTCCCCATGTTGATGTCTCGGAGCGCTTCCTCTTTCGACAAGTGGAGCCCAAAGAGTTAATGGTGTTCCGTTGTGTGGCAAGATATGGGTACCGCGACAAGCTCGAGATGGCCAACGATTTTGTTAAAGTCCTAGTTGAGTACCTCCAATACTATGTTAGGGACTTAAACCTCTATGGAGTTGGTGATGAGCCATTGAAGATTATCTTCCATAGCGCTCGTGTTGACAGCTTTACTTGGGAGAGGAAGCCCTCAGGACATGCCATCTATGCTGAGGAGATGCTTACACCAGCCCAATCTTTTTCGGAGCTCACAATGCATCCGGTCTCCATGAGTAGTAGATTGGCACATTTCCAG GCGGGGAAAATGAACCTAGAGGAGATGTTGAAGATTGAGGAAGATCAAAAGATCATCCAGCGCGAGGTGGATAATGGTGTTGTTTATATAGTTGGGGAGAGTGAAGTAGTAGCCAAGCCTCACTCTAACTTGTTAAAGAAGATTATTGTGAACTACATCTACAATTTTCTaaggaaaaattcaagaaatGGAGAGAAGATGCTATCCATTCCAAGAGGCCAACTACTCAAGGTTGGGATAACCTACGAGATCTAA